The following is a genomic window from Solanum lycopersicum chromosome 6, SLM_r2.1.
agaagtgaAGTCTTTATCAAGAAAAGAATGTTTAAACAGATTGAGGTGAATAGACACTGACGCAAATTTGATGGCTTTTTGTAGGACATAAAATAGTTACTAGTCAAAAATTACAAACTAAATCACCAAATAGTTGGTCTCCCCACAACCATTTTGCATCCTATGAAATTTACTTTAATACGCTCGATTCAGTCTATAAGGACCATAACATAGAAAAGTTGTGTGCTGTATAATAACCTCCCTCGAAGGAATAGAGACGACTCTTTTTGTTATAGTAATTACGAATGAGCAGAGTAGGGATCGATAAACTGTTTGTTATTGATATTGATCTAGAAAAAGCAAACTATATTGGAATAGGTACTTGAAAAAGATTTTGGGGGGTTGATGATGAAAATTTAAGACTTAAGGATCAATTAATTTACCCAACTAGGTATAAAAAGGCAATGATAGTGTAGTTGGAAGTGAATTTGTAGTGGGATGTTcttttatatttgattgaacATTTGTTAGGATGTCTTTGTCTATGTCAACATCATGCTCTCTTTGTCACAACTAAAGTGGTTGTTAGCACTCACTCATTGTCGTGTTTCCTCGTTTGATGTTGAACAAGTTATGTTGCTTACAAGTATGGCAACAAGTTTGTACAGAAGCTTGTGGATTTGGGTATCATCAATTCCACTAATTTATAatgccaaaaaagaaaagaattcaaGGACTCAAGGCCTACTACAAACTCTACTCCGATCATCTTCAGTCAGTCGGTGCGTACAATTCAGATCCTTGATGATATGTTGTTTGCCTGTGTAATTGAGTTTAGTTGGCATAAAAATCCATTCGTCacttaaaagttgaaagaaagTATCTGAAAGTAGGGCAATTAAAGTATCATATCCTATCTAACCACTTTTCGCAAAACTTCaacaaaaatagcaaaaaaaacCTACACAAACGGGTGATCGAAATAAAAGCAACACTAACTCAGCCAGAACGACCAGCAACATATGTTTATATGGCAACCAAAAATTCAGAATACGCTGAAACAAGTAATGAATGCCAACAATAAACGTAGTTCAGGCGTCAATGTCAACTCATAATAAGATTAAAGAATACTGAATATAGAAAAATATCCTCACAAAACCAACTTGTtcaaggaaaaaggaaaaagaaacatATAAATTAGCCTCTAAATTCAAAGAGCTCCAATTAAGCAGCTGCAGCCTTGCCCTTCTTCTTCTGTAGTTTCTTCATATAGAACTCAAGTTCTTTGCCCTCCAAGATATACCTGTCAATTGCGATAAAAGTATCATCACTTGAGTTTGAACAGATGCAAAAAAACATTATCACAAGTCTAGAGCCGGGAAGCAAGGTTGTCAATGCAAAACTTACCCATCAGCTCTGCCACACTGACCAGGGCGAGATGAGATGCAAGCATATAATCTACCAGAACTAAATTGCTCTTCAAGGTGAGAATCAAGTTTGCGCTCCGCCTGGCGCTTCTCAATTTTTCGGAGTACATGGTTGCTCTTCTTAGTTTCCTCAGTGGCAGCACCGTCTCCCTCCTGTCATATGTCAACCAAACAAAATAATCAACATATacagaaaagaagaaagaagtcACTACTTGGTCATCATAATGAACATTTCAGATTCTCGACACATAAAAATGAAGGGATACTTTTTATTAAAGTGGAATACATTAGTTGCTGGAGTTGAACAGTTCAAAGAAAAGTTAATAAGCCGATAATTGGTCAATTAGGAAAAATAGACTTATTTAGATACAGAAGAATGTGACTGAGGATATATCAAACTATGAAAAAAACCACCTTCGCTGCATTGTTAGAGGTCAACAGTATCCCCAATAAGACCTTTTTTTCCATTCACTCATacattttttatctttatcaatTCTTTGTCAATCTTGGGCAAGTTATTTTCAGATCATAATCGGACATCAAGTCCAaacttcaaaaatgtcaaacaGTCGCGATGAAGAATTTGCAGCATATAATGAATTAATATTGTACAGTAAAATGAAAGAGCTGTGGAAGCCAGATAGCAAGGAATCAACAACTATTCATCAAATGATGTTGACCAAGTATGGAAGTAAAGATAACAAAATTTGGTTACCTCAGCAGTTTCCTTCTTTGCAGCAGCCCCCTTTTTCTTCCTACCAATGTCAACACCATAATGCTGGAGGTACCACTGTTTAAAGGGTGCTGCATCCACCTGCACAATTGCACTCTTGACAAGAGTCTGTGTGCGAACAAGTTCATTGTTTGAGGCATTATAGACCACGTCAAGGATACGAGTCTTACGGGTGGTAGCTTCGCTACCCCATGAATAATTTCCTGTATCCAATCTTAGTGCCCTCCATTTAACATTGCCACCACGAACACGAATGCGTCTGACTGTCTTGTTACTAGAGATCTTAGTATTAGCAGGCTGACGGCCAAGCTCGTACCTTTAACAATAAGAAAAGCATATTCACACAAAATCAGCAGCTTGCCCAATCAGACTTTCCATTAGAACACTACAACATAGTTAATTTTCAACAGATTTTTCACACGACTATGctaacaataatttttatagCTGTCATTTTGTTGAAAGTATTTTATTGTACTCTATTTTCATTCCTGTCATAATCatcaattcattttatacaaatgcaGATTGTGTTTTTCATTATCTTAATTAATCTAATGCTAATTATTAGGGATTAAGAGGGGAGGGGGCTCATCAACATGTTCCCCGAACCTCCGCCATTTAGGTGGGAGTTTGATTTCCCATATTGTATTCCCCTCTCCTTTTTCTCCTCACTTTCCGTGTATACattatgttttcaaaaaataaccTAATATTAATTCCTATCACTGACCCCAACTAATTTTGGTAGAGTTGAtggtttgatttttattaaggAGCAGCAAAGCATATTAATATTACCCTCACAAAATTACCAATTCCACAAGGGAGAGTGGAAATTATATTGCAATTTCTACTGTAGTTAGTAGTTAGTACTACTTCATTTGAAACAACAATTAAGAATAGCAAATAATCTGACTCTATTCTAGGAAATGAGATTATTTTCATGTGCTTATTTCCATCGTATTGTTAACGGTTAAATGAAGTTTTCGCTTATACACCGAAGTTCTTTCTCTTTACTACTATCCCAACATTTACTCAATATCACTTCCAATTTGCTggtattaatatcaatattcaacaaataCTCACCAACTTAACACCAGAGATAACCACTTACTTCATTGAGACACAAATCTTTCGTACAATACATTTACCAGTTAGAGAATGTGTATTCATATACAATACGATTAAATGCAGCATTTCGATAAACTTTCTgtgtattttttaaagaataagcACCTAATACTCAAAAACCTGACAAATAATCGAAAGATATGAGGACAATTAAGGATAACGAAAGATGAGAGATATTCAGGCAGATGAAAAAGAGGCAGTAGGCACTAACTTTCGCTTCTTCCTCCATGTTTTCTGCTTGCCACCGGTGGCGCGCCTTTTGTGCATAGAGTCTCGTGAGATACCTTCATATCCATAAATAAATcagtaaaatcaataaaaagaaTCGTCTGCTTTTTGATCAGATTGCACATGAAATTAGTGCAGATAAGAAGGAACTAGCAAGTTCAGATTCATACCCATGGTTACTGAGAACTAAGCCGCACTCCCTCACACACCACTCTTCCGCTTTGAACGAACAAcaccaaaaccctaacattttGAATGTTCTTAAAGATATGGGCTGGGCTGAATGTTACGACTTTTCTGGGCTTTTCAATCCTGGGCTAATATGTTGCATCTTGATTCAATACGAAAGTCCGtctatatcatttatttttggaTTTAGTGGATATCggaccaaaaagaaaagaaaagagcttCTTATATTTTGTGTGGAtggttgttatattttatatgtatttcttatattttgtttggatgattgtCATATCATGTGTATTTCacagtatatattattttaataaatataatattttattttgttcttcatCATGAAATAATGTTGcagatattaaattataaagcTATAAGAAATTGTAAGGTATTAAACTACTATGAAAATTGTTAGTAAAGGATAAAATAGAATCATATAGAGTGTCAACTGTCAAATGATTTAAATACTTTGTCAGTCTTTAAGAGTATTTTTActgaatatattcaatatacttTTATTAATGGGAGTATCCAAAGAATAATATCTTAATCTCATAAGTTTCAATATACTTTTGTAAATAAAGTGTCAAacgaaagaaaatataaatcacAGAAGCTGAACGTTGAGAAAATTTTACTACTATTATTGTAAGGTCTTCACTACTGATTTTGGCTTACATCAATTTCGAACGACATTCAATTAATTCCACTCAACAAAATGACAGAACACAATAACCAAAATATGTCACAGCAAAGATGCCAGATGATACTCCATTACAAGAGGGATCCATTGATAGTACCCAATGCAGAATCAGAAATTACAGTAAAATTATTCAGCAAACACTCTTTCCTAAAATCCAACTATAACGACTCCATGGCATATATGAACCGTCAAGATAATGATGATGCTGATCCTTTTTATGTCATGTCTGAGTTAAAGTTATGCCTTGCTATCAATGCTCATCGGCTCTGGTTCCTTGGGAGCAGAGTTCTACATTAAACAAAGCCATGAGCGAGTCAATAAAAGAACAAGAAGTAAAGCTCGAAGTCAAGGAGTTATTATAAAGTCTCCCACTTACGGCTGAGTTTGATGAATCCTGCTTATTCAACTTTGCAAACATGTTCCCGTAGAACTTTGCGTCCTTCTTGTTAATTTCCTTGACTTTCTCCTTTAGAGCTTTGTACTCAAGCTTCACATCCCTTGGATATCACACAAGAGACCAAGCTTCAGCACCATAACTgacaaatatgaaaatttggGTCTAGTATAGAATGGACTTGGTTGTATACCTGTTGTCAGGATCAATCTCAAGAGCTTTCTTAATGTCAAATTCAGCCAGATCAAGATCAGCCATGTTCATATATGCTTGAGCTCTGCGGTAAAGAGCTTTGACATTTGCACTATCCAGTTCCAACACCTACAGCTCAAacaaataatccttaagaagAAAGTAAAAAGGATGAATGAGTATTTCTTTAAGGGGGGAATTTCTAGTTTTCGAGTTCTATACCTTGGTACACAGTTTCTCAGCCTGCTTGTAATCTTTCAATTTCAACTTGCAAGCTGCATTATTTAAGTTGCAGGTGATCTTCAATGCTTTAGACTGTTTCTTTTCCTCCTCACTGAAGTTAGTATCATACTCAATGAATTTAGCAGCCTGCATTTGTTAAAATGTACGGTTAGGTAATCTTGGCACATCACAATATCATCTCAATCTTCACAGACAAAAGACCCACTAATCTAGTTGTAAAGAATACAGTAAAAGCCAAGTATCTACCTTCTCATATCTCTTAGATGCCCTTGCGTATTTACCAGCCTTGAACAGTGCATTcccttcttctttctttttgccAGCAGCCTCAATTTTCTCCGGGGTACTCATATCCCACGATTCCTTGTCCTACAGTCCACCAAGAAGAGCATATGACTTAAAGTATAGATCCAGAGAACATGACATATAGCTAAGGTtagaaaatagtcaaaatacaaagaaagaaacCATCAGATACCTTGAGAAAAGAAACAAGCTCAACCTCATAATGCACAGTTGAATTAGGAGGAACAACAGCTGAATCTTGCTTCGACTCAGATGAACCAAAGGCATATTCAGGTGCAATTGTAAGCAGCGCCGCTTCACCCTTCTTCATTGTCATGACAGCTCTGTCCAGCCCATCAATTACTTGTTCTGTTCAGGGTAAATTAGAGCTCCATCAATACTAAAAAGACCAGGGAAAATCACAATATAAGATCTGTGTAGTTGAACAATGTATTCGGAGACAATACCCTCATCTGTCTTAAACTCAAAAAGATTATCTTCACTTTCCCCATCATGGCCCTTCTTTGTGAAGACTGTGCCATCTAGCAGCTTGCCAACCAGTTTTACTGCAGTATGCAAATTGAGGAAACCCTCAGATATCATAGTATTCATGTAACTAACAAGcacaaactaaagaatttttcCTGTGACAATCTAACATTTAACAACAGCTCCTTCATTGGGTCTCTCATATCCTTCCCCTTCTTTCAAGATCTTCTTTACTACTTTCTTGTCATCAGTAACATTTGAAACAGTTTTCCAGGAGACCAACTCCAAGTTGATCTGTAATGTGGCATTAGGAGGAACTGCTCCTCCATCACTCGAGGCTGGTTTTCCTTTCTCTCCGAAGCCATCTGCAGCATAAAAGAATCAGACTTATTAACAACAGCCCTCTTAACGACAGATGATTACACAGTTACTTGTTAACAAGCATCACTTACATTGTGGCTTCACTGTCAATTGGACCTTTTCACCTTTCTTCATAGTTTTCACAGCCTTAGCAAGAGCAGGACAAAAATGACCTGTTCCATTAAGGATGTCAGAACAAAATTAGcacattcttttttttaccctaatAGAACATTGTGGGGCATATGAAGTCAAAGGTTACCATCTTGAACAGTGAACTCCACTCCATCTGATTTTCCCACCACTGTGCCATTTTCGAGCTGAGCTTCATACTTGACTAGATTACAGAAGGCAAAAGAAGATTCTTAATTTATGTTCGAAACAGCTATGCACAGTCCCTTATGATTTGAAAATGATAACACATACCTAATACTTCGTCAAGATCTTTTGGATTTTCCCATTTTTCCCCCTCTGTGAGGATCTTTTTGAAAATACCACCATCCTTGCAAATGTCTTTTACACTCACCCATGATAGCAACTCCACATCAAATTGTAGAGTGGCATTTGGAGGGATAGTTGGAGGAGAACCACTCTCTCCGTAAGCCAGCTCAGGAGGAATGGTGAAAATAGCATTTTCACCTTTCTTCATTGTCTTTATACCTTGATCCCATCCTTTAATTACTTGTCCTATTAGGAAATAGAAAGCATCAGCTAATCTTGAAGCAAAATCTAATCCATCTAGTGCAAATACTAATTACATAGAAATCAGAGACTTCCTCACGATGAAATATTCTGTATCTCTTTGTTTTAATATGATTTCTCACATAACTTGATTTCAAGCAAATCAATTCTCTGTTTGTAATCTTTGACAAGCATCGTCATCTGAACCCTTAATCTCTAGTACTGAGGATAAGATCTAATTTGGAATGCCCAAGACCATTAAAATAATCTTCCAAGGAAACAAGGAGGAGAAAATCTCAGAGGAAGCTGTAAAAATGCTTGTGAGAACAGCTTCACCACATCTTCAGATTCTCGTAATCATAAGTTTACAGTTGTCGAGATCATACCTTCTCGACAAGCTAAATCCTACTTTAAACTAGAGAACAAACTTTACGTGttactatataatatatttactaaGCCCTTAGAGGAAACAGGCTACAAATCTCACATCATCTATACTGGTCCCATTAGATCAATCAagctttcatttgttttatcaAATCACTTAAGTTTATTCAATAACCATAACAAGTAACCACAATAAGTCAAGGAACGTTCACTAACCTTGACCGAGAGTAAACTTGAAGGGGTCCCCTCTATCGCGGCTGGAATCAAACTTGGTTCCGTCGAGCAGAGTTCCAGTATAATGAACTGACAATGCAAAAACCAACGTGAGCTCAAATAACACGAACAAAATCATGTTTACCGCGAAGTAGATGAAACAAATGCAAATTAAATAATCCAAAAACCATAGAAATGATCTCAGAATCAATCAACGAGCGTAGCGAGCGCAAAATACTAATTAACAGCAAATAATACGATTGCAAGTAATTAATCAAAACAATATTGTAACCACAAAAACATATTTAACATAAACAAATCTCATATGCAAACTAATTACCTTCGACTTCATCACCAGGCTCAGGAGTTTCCCAACCTTCACCTTCCTTAACAAGCTTCTTCTTCAATCCCTGATTTCCAATTTCCTTCTCCTCGCCTACTTTCATGGTCGAACTGTCCTCCGGCAGATCCATGTCCTCGTCCATTCCCTCGACCGGTGGAATACCAAAATCATCGTCCATTTTTCCGTCAAACACAATATGTGAACACACAGGCAGAAGATTGATTGATTGATATAATCGAACTCACTGAAAGCAAATAATGGCGTGTTGGAGATGAAGAAGATGGAGGCTTAAATGGTGTGCAGATAGTGTGAAAAGAAAGGGTTTAGGTTCTAGAGTGTTCCAAGGTTTTTGAGAGAGCCTTAGCGTGACGAAGGGTCAGGATTCTTCCAGATATCTTAAATTTAGATAACCAATATATTACTACTAATTCTTAAATTTAGATGAGTAATAATTATTGTAGAGTGGGGACCACTCCTAAATTTTTATCAATCCAGCTGCTGATCTTTAATTAAAGGTTTTAAGTGAGATAGCAAATGAAATGGGCCGTATTTGGGCCAATACTTCATAAAACGGGTCGCAAAATGAGTGGGCCTTCATTTAAGATGTAGCCAAAGTTCTCGAGTATTTTCGTTTGCCTCTCATTTATATTCGTTAAGATTAAAATGCTTAAATTTGAATGCacatctaaattatattttgtgataaaataaagagtaactttcacatatagcaaataaaaaatttatatttatatgctatagcaaagtttgcataattgcgctccattgCAAACacagaaactgtataattcgctatacatatacagttgaaacaaattgtataaaacgaagtgtataaaacaagaaagaaaaagaaacttgggcagagaactgtataaaaacgaagtgtataaaataaattgtattattataagtgtatagaacgattatatacaatttgaatttgtatagaatgagaaagagagaaagacaaaagagacttgacaaggaatatacagttgaatcgaattgtataaaacgagaaagatagaaattagatacaatttgaaaactgtataaaacgagaaagagagaaagacaaaagaaactgggcaggagagtacttttattatataattataagtgtataggacgaaaatacatgtacttgcatgtgtatatacaattttctcacgttttatacaaacagaaacgcaatttatacatttcgcttctgtttgtataagtgagaaaggcgaggatggcgagcgagatctggaagagaggggaacaaaaatatatgtatttatgcaattttttctgctttatacaattagaattttttttttatacacttgtgtttgtatgaaAAGTGAGGAACCGAGGGAGAGATTGGAGGAAAGTGGCGAGccagatatttgggagagaggcgcctgacaatttttgCAAACGTtggctatggagcacaattaaatcaaaccctagctactccatttaatttaggttattagtttgctattatatacaatttttcctaaaataaaaggATACTTGTATagaatgataaattaataatgtaaaataaatatagtagctatcgtttgatttatttgtttttcagaGCAAACTGTTTGTTAATCGCCTCTCTCCCTCatattctcgctcgccactctacCTCTGTCGCTcgtctctcgctttatacaatagaaatGTGTAAATCgtgtttttatttgtataaagcgaaaaaaattatatatacacatgcaaatacatatatcttcgtcctatacacgTATAagtatacaatacaaatatttccctacccaagtctcttttgcttctctctttctcgttttatacaaattcaaattgtatataatttatctctttctcgttttatacaattcgattcaattgtatattccctacCCAGTCTTTTTTGCCTTTCtatctttctcgttttatagaaaatcaaattgaatataatttctctctttctcgttttatacaattcaatttaattttatacaaattcaaattttatacagatatacaaacacatacaaTCAAATTGAGAGGCTAACAACGATTTATACAAATGAGAGGTTATACAATTGCTTCAAGAGGTACTACAGACTCTATCTGACAGAACAGACATCCAAACAAGCCTACTACAATAACTATTATGTTTCAATCCCAAGTTGAGGTCAGCTATATAGATACTCACTTTCCATGTAGCGCCCTGTGGTAACCCGACTATGTTCTCATTGACTATGGCAGCCAGAGACCAGTTGGCGGGCAGATGCAGAACACTTCTGATTTAGCCAACTCTCGATTGGCATGATGGAAGCATTGAGCAACAAGTATCCAACATATCAGCTGGCTGGCTGGACTAACCTTTCATTTTGGTCAGCACCATGAGATTTCTGACTCTTTTTTCAGTTGAAACTGTCATTCCATGCCAAACACTATTTTCAGCTGGCCAGACTTTTTCTTCACTTACCGTCAATCACTGTTCAATGAGGTGTCTCCCCATTTTAGGGTCTGATTCACAGTTGGAAACTACTTTGCATTAGTTTGAGATACATCTGCCAAACAATAATCACCCATTTCCTCAAATTATTGTCCTTGTAGTCAACTGAATCAGCAACTCCGGACTTTCCAGCACTGCGAAGTGAAAATGAGCCATCTGCACAGGTGCAATGTAGAAAAACATACTTGGTTAAACCAAACTTCATTGATGAAGCATGTTGAAGACTTGCAGCGCTCTCAGTCTATGTTGCTGGGACTCTTCATAAATGTCAGCGTGTGCGTGTTAAGACTCttcaaaagtagtgcatttGAAGGATCAACACAGGTGCGgcaacatttttggagagtcaGAGCAACTTAGCTCTCAATAACATAGTGGCATGATTCAGCTTTGTTGAATCATTATTAAGACATGCAAATTAATGGACAAGGATTAGTAAAATTTCTTCACCTATGCTGGAAAAAGATGATTCTGAACAGCAAGACTAGCCTTTCCGATTCTAATTGCTGATGGCGTTACTGAATCTTATTGCTGATAAACAACTTCTCATTCATCAGGCGGGTAAAAGATGTACTTCCGAAAAacgattgatcaatattgaaaacataaacatatcaAAGTAAATACTAGTccttattaagaaaatataaggTATTCAACAAAGACTTGTAAGTCTTTTCATTCATTAAACTATCCCTCTTCTTAAATTCTTCAAGAAGTTCAAATGCATAATCTCCTCTTCCTTCCCTACTCAGTTCTTCCATTACTGTTCTATAAGTAAGCTGATCAGGTGACAATGAATTATCCAACATATCAAACACCACCTCACTGGCATCCTCAAAGCGACGCTCCAAAGCAAGACTACAAACCAGTATCATATAAGTAGATCCTTTCGGAATAAACCCTTTGTTCCTCATTTCCTTGAAAAACTCAAGCCCCTGATTCACTCTTCCCTTCTCGCATAACCCTTTGGCTATATAGCCATAGGTAAATGCATCGGGCTCACATCCATACAAACCCATTTCGCGATAAACACGAATAGCCTCATCAACCTCCAGACACTTAGAGTAAGCCTTGATTATCATATTCAATGCAAATGTATCTGGAATCACCCCAAAAGACTTCATTTGCTTCGCTAATGATCGAACAGAATGTAAATACACATAACAAACATGTAACTTATTAAATTTACTGAGAAGAGCATTCAGCAACAAATTATAAGTTTCTAACGACGGCTTAGCATCTTCACATTTAGTCATT
Proteins encoded in this region:
- the LOC101254308 gene encoding pentatricopeptide repeat-containing protein At3g25210, mitochondrial, yielding MYVTQSKPQQLNQTHPCFFTPIPKMQATVRRPVISFLFSSLSLRRVSSSSSADHHPKTAASPLPFSDELPVPIPRTRTQTPLEKQFESWINNLKPGFTPADVNESLRSQTDPDLALDIFRWTGQQRGYKHNHVTYLNMINIAVSSKRYRVAETLVEEVLAGACPPSLPLYNSMIKFCCGRKFLFNRAFDIYKKMTKCEDAKPSLETYNLLLNALLSKFNKLHVCYVYLHSVRSLAKQMKSFGVIPDTFALNMIIKAYSKCLEVDEAIRVYREMGLYGCEPDAFTYGYIAKGLCEKGRVNQGLEFFKEMRNKGFIPKGSTYMILVCSLALERRFEDASEVVFDMLDNSLSPDQLTYRTVMEELSREGRGDYAFELLEEFKKRDSLMNEKTYKSLLNTLYFLNKD
- the LOC101254603 gene encoding small ribosomal subunit protein eS8, translating into MGISRDSMHKRRATGGKQKTWRKKRKYELGRQPANTKISSNKTVRRIRVRGGNVKWRALRLDTGNYSWGSEATTRKTRILDVVYNASNNELVRTQTLVKSAIVQVDAAPFKQWYLQHYGVDIGRKKKGAAAKKETAEEGDGAATEETKKSNHVLRKIEKRQAERKLDSHLEEQFSSGRLYACISSRPGQCGRADGYILEGKELEFYMKKLQKKKGKAAAA
- the FKBP62a gene encoding peptidyl-prolyl cis-trans isomerase FKBP62a, translating into MDDDFGIPPVEGMDEDMDLPEDSSTMKVGEEKEIGNQGLKKKLVKEGEGWETPEPGDEVEVHYTGTLLDGTKFDSSRDRGDPFKFTLGQGQVIKGWDQGIKTMKKGENAIFTIPPELAYGESGSPPTIPPNATLQFDVELLSWVSVKDICKDGGIFKKILTEGEKWENPKDLDEVLVKYEAQLENGTVVGKSDGVEFTVQDGHFCPALAKAVKTMKKGEKVQLTVKPQYGFGEKGKPASSDGGAVPPNATLQINLELVSWKTVSNVTDDKKVVKKILKEGEGYERPNEGAVVKLKLVGKLLDGTVFTKKGHDGESEDNLFEFKTDEEQVIDGLDRAVMTMKKGEAALLTIAPEYAFGSSESKQDSAVVPPNSTVHYEVELVSFLKDKESWDMSTPEKIEAAGKKKEEGNALFKAGKYARASKRYEKAAKFIEYDTNFSEEEKKQSKALKITCNLNNAACKLKLKDYKQAEKLCTKVLELDSANVKALYRRAQAYMNMADLDLAEFDIKKALEIDPDNRDVKLEYKALKEKVKEINKKDAKFYGNMFAKLNKQDSSNSANSAPKEPEPMSIDSKA